A genomic segment from Homalodisca vitripennis isolate AUS2020 unplaced genomic scaffold, UT_GWSS_2.1 ScUCBcl_473;HRSCAF=2553, whole genome shotgun sequence encodes:
- the LOC124370788 gene encoding uncharacterized protein LOC124370788, with translation VKNSDYEFDESVNFIRMCARRVRCGEEVGVSGSIQGDWSRFYPPITQSINKASRMLGFVIRTSRKGLSIEAMKTVYVSLVRSVLEFGSVVWSPYQLGQIQRLQRIQDRFVRVVGVRLGFEYLDVPVRAVEEFLGLNPLIVRRQLHDLTFLQRVLVGDLDCPALLRLINIRVPAGLAPRTSSAVPHVLPTMN, from the exons GTTAAGAATTCGGACTACGAATTCGATGAATCTGTTAACTTTATCCGAATGTGTGCTCGTCGAGTCAGATGTGGAGAGGAAGTTGGCGTCTCTGGATCCATACAAGGGGACTGGTCCCGATTCTATCCCCCTATT ACTCAATCAATTAACAAGGCTTCTCGGATGCTCGGATTTGTTATCAGGACTTCAAGAAAGGGACTTAGCATCGAAGCAATGAAAACAGTGTATGTGTCCTTGGTGAGATCTGTATTGGAGTTTGGCAGTGTAGTGTGGTCACCTTATCAACTAGGTCAGATTCAAAGACTGCAACGAATTCAGGATAGGTTTGTGCGTGTGGTCGGGGTCAGATTGGGTTTCGAGTATTTGGATGTGCCGGTGCGTGCTGTGGAAGAGTTTCTTGGCCTGAATCCTCTCATTGTGAGAAGGCAGTTGCACGACCTGACATTTCTTCAGAGGGTGCTTGTTGGTGATCTGGACTGTCCTGCCTTGCTTCGTTTGATCAACATCAGAGTTCCGGCCGGACTCGCTCCGCGGACTTCTTCTGCCGTCCCTCATGTTCTACCAACCATGAATTGA